The genomic segment ATCGCTAAAAAACCTTTGCTGTTTGAAAAAGATCACAGCTTATTGCCTTTTTATATCTGTCAGGAAGACATTAAAAGTGCTTTATGACATCTGTGCCAACATTTATATCTACCCCCGCTAACACAAACGCACACTCCCGCTACCCGGACACACCCGCGTGCACGCATCGTAATGATCTCCGCACATAATGCGTAATGTATTTCGAAAAATTACACGAAACAAATTAAATGAGACCACCTTCCCTCTGATTGCCAAACGTCTCCCTGGGCGTTGGGAAGCTCTACGTGATTAGAAGGCCTGACTCCTTTGAGAatgcaacacccccccccctccccttctttcACCGCCTCCACTGTCTTTAAACTCTCCCTCTGTTTCtagggaggtaaaaaaaaaataatctaatttTCCATTTATGTAATGCAAACCGCTTTGGCTTTGACTATTCACGGTTAATTGACTGTCAAACGAGGTTGTTATCCTCGGGCAGTGTCTGCAAATTTGCTTGTCAAATGAGACAGAGAGAGGAGAGGAAAAGAAGAGGCGAGAGGGGGAACTCTCGGATCTGAATGAGAGGAAAGAGCATAGGAGGGCTGAGGGGGATATGAAACGACTGGAGGAAAACCGTACGCGTCGAGTGTCGGCGATTGCTTCATCATCTCGTGCATCGCCTGCTGTTTTCAAACTGGTCACATTGCTATGGGAGGGGTCGAGGATATCTTAGGGAGTCCATAAAGCATAAACGAAATATTTACAAAATCCTTCAGAAAATGCTGGCAAAGATTCTTGCATATTTAGGAATCGGAAAATACTCCTGAATACCTGAAAATACCTGAAAGGGGGTCAAATTCCACAGGGAGACCCGTGCCCCTGTAGCCCCCCACTCTAGCGCTGCCACTGCTGACACAATTTATAGTCTTCAATGAAACTAAGAATTGTTTTTTTGGAATATGGGAGGAAGGCCCAATCTAACAAGATCTGATACACAATGTGGAGCCCAAATTCTGCTTGTACAAAGCTActactaatttttttttactaaagctattataacaaaaaaacatcatcGGTGAtaggacattgtgatttcctagAAATGTAGAACTGATCAATTGAAATGTAAAAAACTTGACAAATAGTGTAATGTGTAATGGGACACTGACGTCTAGCGGTTAAATGGTGAATTACAGTTCCTTCACTCAAGTTGGAAATGGATCAGCTCTGCTGTGATTGATCATAAGATATTTTTTCATATCAATTGAAAACcttcttttgttttctcaggTGACCAAAGTCAAGAAGCCACATCTCCTGTGCAGCTCAAGAAGGATGTGGAGAATATGGAGAAAGGTACGCAAAGATATTTTGATTCACACACTATAATGTATGCAAGCTGTTTTGCAACATTGTCAttaagtttatttattttttatccccGACAGAGGAGCTCCAGAAAGTTCTACTGGAGCAGATAGACTTCAGAAGGAGACTGGAGCAAGAGTTTCACGCTTTGAAGGGCACCTCCCCGTTTCCTGTCTTCCGTAAGTtccaagtcaaatttattttgtgCTATTATTAAATAAGTAGCACCAGTTACTTTATGAATTGGTATCATCATTTCAGATAATTTCCAAGACCAGATGAAAAGAGAGCTTGCTTACAGAGAAGAGATGGTCCAGCATTTACAGATGGTAAGACAATacatgcaaaaataaataaataaaataagataaataagatcagtaaaataaataaaataaataaaataaataaaataaataaaataaataaataaaataaaataaaataaaataaaataaataatgttgCTTATGtgtgcatccaaagaaaagtatATCCAATCATATTTGTCTTTCATGGGTGAGAAGCTCCTGTGCAGCATGCGAATCAATCATCCCAGCTGACTGATAGACTGACAGCCTCCATTTGTCTTTGCTTTCTgtcacttgcaaaaaaaaaattgccacgcCTTTCTGCACGCACAAATTGCGAATGCTGAATACGAAAAAGTTTTTTATTCACCTCAGCAATTATTGATACATGTTTAATTTGCTCCTTACTAACATTTCTCTActttttttgtccttcagaTTCCATATGCAAACATcatcagaaaagaaaagatcAGCTCCCATATGAATAAATAGCTGACTTATCTTTTGATTTCCTAAAAGAgaagcaaattaataaaaaatcagCAGTCAAGACTCCAACGAGGACCCAAAGAGGTCTTCCAGACTAATCTGCTGAGATTCAACTACCTGACTTTTTCCAAGAGTTTTTAAAGGTACAAAGAATCGGATTAAGgttgaggctgttttttttcaGGACTCCGAACTGCTGCTGTAAATAAACACATTGGACGAGGATGGTCCTCATTCTGATGTAGTTACTGCTGTTACTGTTTTTGTTGCTGTAATGTTAGTAACTGACATATCAGCCATTATTTACTGTGAACATATTCATTCTAAACACACAGGAAACGTTACCTCAAAAGAACATCATTTGTCATATTGTCCCAAAGTATTCTGCAGACAAGCATCCAAAAAATGTACTTTTTATTGACGaatacaaaaatacatttaaaggcTTCACTTTCATGAATATACAGGAATTGTATAGATGGAACTTGTAATATATCCCGactaaaattgtatatatatcgtCCAATGTGGGAGTATTCATCCTCACAGTCTGTTTAAATGTATTTCCTATTTTCATTTCAGTATTGGGGCCGCAGACCCTGACCTTAAAATATGATTATTTAttacaaagagaaaaaaaatgataatgcTGTCATTTGTGTCTCGCAGTGTGTAAAATGAAAACTCATACATCTTGTTTATACATTGAACCAAATGAATGGATAAAGTTGTCATTTAAGAAAGATGTTCTAAACTGCAGATGTATTTAAATAACCTATGTTCCTGTTCTCTGCAATTTATTGTATGCGTAAATTAAAAGACTATAAATAACACCGTAAATGTTTCCTAATTGTACACAAATTATTTGAACGTTTTATTAATATTCATTGccagaaaaaaagcatttgttttCGAGCGTCTCTTACGTCACAATGATTACGGCAACTTTATGTGATTTACGACGCTCCTCTTTTGCACGACATTTTCCGCTCATTTACGGCCCTCGTCTCCGTACGAGAATTTGCCAGCATGGCGTTTACTCTCTATGCACTCATCCAGACAGCTATTCTGTGCACAAATGCTGTCGCCGTGTTGCACGAAGAAAGGTTTCTCAGCAAAAGTAAGTCTTTATTAGTCATCCTTTAAATATACGTAACcacaaaatgctttaaaaacacTAAGTGCATTAATAATGTTTGATTTTTGTTGACTGCTAGTGAGGCCAGTTTGTTATGGTTGTTGACAGAGATGTAAAACAGTAATGAGTCTTTCTGTCTGCACTGACCTTCTAACATTTCATAGAATGCATTGGTAATTATATACTTTGCCATTAATGAAGGTTATTATCTTTGATtaatcacagatttttttttctcccttgtgCAGCTCTCCATTGTTTTGGCCATTGTGCGTTTCAGTAGTATTATTCAAGTGTTTTCTTCTGTCTTTAGTTGGATCAGGTGTCGACCATGGGGTCTCTGGTTTTGGAGATGACCCAGGAGTAAGAGCCCAAATCCTCAATCTCATCCGCTCAGTCCGAATGATCATGAGAGGTGAGTTCCTTTTGTCCCTGACTCATGCTCTTTTGTACCTAACTCTTAAATGTGTTTccatctttgttttttgtttttagtgcCTCTTATAATTGTGAATTCAGCCTCCATCGTCCTGCTGTTGCTTTTTGGGTGACGACCGGTCGCAAACTCAAGCTGCAGGACCaaggaacaatctcgctcttgcTTTCACACAACTGACACACACAGTTGGCATTTAAGTGGAAGCAATGTTGTTTAATActttctaagaaaaaaaaaaaaaacctagcaCACTCCTTCAgttgcacaattttttttaaaatagtaaTTTAATGTTTATATGTCCAACATTATGTGGTGAGTAATTTACAATCTGCTGCACaatttgtgtggagtttgcatgttttccctgtgcttgtgtattttttttttaatatagattcctcccacattcccaaaacataACATTTAATTGAGGACTGCATATTCCGCTATTTGTAAATCTGAATTAGGTTTACACTGTTACCATGGAGACACTTGTTACTGCAAGTCATATTGCAACTTTTAAAAGAATTGTGCCAAATGTGTGGAAAAACAATGTATTTATTAGTAATGCCATCATCTCAATTGTAAAGTTTCTTTTCTAAATAAATTTACAGCCTAACTGTCATAATCCAATCCAAAAAATACTTTCTCTTCATCTTTCCTGTCTTTAACTATTGACACATTTCTCTCGCTCTGCTCATCCACTCCCTGctgctccacttttttttttttttttaataatccccATATGCTGTGAATTATCACAATTTCCTGCCCTGTTGATCCtgacaaatattattattaacaacTTTTGATCCTAAAAATATGAGGGTAGGTCAATGCGGCTCTACTAGAATTGAAAGCATATGTTTATCAGAGGGATATTAACAGCAAAAGTCAGTTTAATCTGTGATTAGGCTGCTGTGAGCTTTGGTTTTACAATAATATGTGTAAAGTGATCACAGTGTTTTTGAGCTTCACGGCGCAGAATGTGGTATTgagttctgattttttttttttttataaaaggttAGTTGATGCTAAAATATAACTCCATCCATCAAGGTATGGATTTATGATTTAagacagtaaaataaaatagaatcaaAGGAAATAAATGCATAATATAGTTTGGGATGGGGTCTTCTTTAAACACTTCATTCTGACACGTCTACCATGTTTTCCACATCCAATGTAACTTGCAAAATATATGTATgaacaaaaactgaaaaacatgTATTCACTATCAAGAGGTAACATGAAAAGAGGATTTATTACAGTGCTCTTTGGCATCATGTCACGATAAGGTTTAGTCTTTTACTAATACCGTACAATAAGCTACCCATTAATGCGATATGTCTGTTTGTCATTAGTGGAATGTGCCTTATGTTTTTCCCCAATCTTTGTAATGAGTGATTAAGTGGTTAAGGATAACACTCTTAAATGATTACAGCCTAGAAATGTGGTGGAAACAAAATCACAGAGAGCTGCTTTTCATTATTATAATACACATTTAAGAGAGGGGGCAGCACTGATCCAGTAAAACTTAAAAACGCTTCCTATTTATCCAACGAAGAAGAAGTGAAAACGAAAGTAAGAGCAGCTAAAGGTTAGCATGCTAAACTTCCTTTTAAAAGCATTTAATCTGATCTAATACAtgttaatgtattttttattgttgttagtTTAATAACTACGCTTGTTGTCGTCGCCAAGACATCTTGCATCATTTTGAATTACCATCGTAAATTTCCGCGATATTAGAACGTTGAAAAACATTATTAAACAAGTCAGTAATGCAGTTTAGATTGGTCTATCAAGTGTGCCAAAATAAGTTTCtcttaaaaataattaataatagatTACAGTCCTTTCATGGCAGCTGTAAACCATTTCAAAGCAccataatgtattttatttacttattgaattgcattttatttaaaGACAATCTAACCTAAAATTTGAAACTACTGAAAATATCAGATCAGTATAATATCTGCAATGCTTGCTATTATGCTCCAATTTTTGTTTATGATAAGCTGTAACCCCTCTCCAACACACTCAAGCCGTACTTGGCTTGGATTCTGCTTCTAAACTGAGCGAAATACAAATAACAGAAATGGGACATGAGCCGTGTAAGTAAGTCCCCCAAACTGATAACTACATGACAAAAATCCAAGCATGTCTAAATAATAATAGGGGATCACGGTCTTCTTCCAATAAATTATCCACAACTCGCTCATCCAGATCTGCATTCGAGGCTAAAAAACTGTTTATAATCCTCTCAATTTTCTCTGATCTAGGTTTGAACAACACAGTAATCTGATCCATTTTGCCAATTCTGCATGATTTACGATTCTAATCCATTAAAAAAGAACGAACGATTCGAGCGGTCTAAACCTCCATTTACAGtggactttatttttatttatcagtTTAACAAATTGTACCCAGACTGAAGGCCAAGTAGCTTTTGTCAAGCACATGGAAATGACCGCATTAAACATAAAGGATTACATTTTTAatggccatctttttttttcgttcTCTCATGCAGGTGACCAGAATGGCAAGCAGACGCGCTCTAAAAGCCGTCCTCATTGACCTAAGTGGAACTCTGCACATAGAAGACACGGCAGTTCCCGGGGCTCAGGACGCCCTGTCCAGGTGAGACGCTCTCTTTGAATGAGGACAGAACCGGactcaaaaattatttttttatttacttgctGTCAGGCTACGACAGGCGTCTGTCGCCATTAAATTTGTGACCAACACAACCAAAGAGAATAAGAAGAACCTGCTGGAAAGGCTTCAACGGCTCAACTTTGACCTCcaggtaaaaataataaaatacaaaaatttcCTTAATGACTGTAATCATCTTATGTGATGTTTCAACGTCTGTCATATAGGAAAAAGAAATCTTCACATCTCTCAGTGCTGCGAGGACTCTTATAGAGAAGACAAAACACAGACCGTTGCTCCTGGTGGAGGACAGTGCCCTTCTCGATTTTGCAGGTACTTAGCTGAAAACAGTccataaaattgttttttttcttgacggGTGTCACTAAtggtgggaaaatgaagcttcagaaTTGCTTcacgaaccagttgtatttttttcgaCCCCTCTAGACGGCACCTTTAAATCAACAGTGCTAGGACTAATTCATGAATCAGATTTGAAACTTTATCCCCATCACGTGTCACTTTGCAGGTATCGACACATCCGACCCCAATGCTGTCGTCATTGGACTCGCTCCCGATCACTTCGACTACCAAACTATGAATAAGGCTTTCAGGTGATTACATCATTTATGATTTAAAGTCATTGTCTCGACTTAATAAAATTTCTGTCCCTCAGATTGATCTTGGATGGTGCGCCGCTCTTCGCCATCCATAAGGCTCGTTACTATAAAAGGAAAGATGGTTTGGCTCTCGGACCCGGGCCCTTTGTCACCGGGCTGGAGTATGCCACGGACTGTAAAGCAACTGTCGTGGGAAAGCCGGAAAAGACGTTTTTCACACAGGTTTTTTTCCTCCACCATCTTGAAGATCTTTTATTGGATCgtgttttaataatattttctttCATGAAGGCTCTGGCTGATTTGGGATGCAGCCCAGAAGAAGCAGTCATGATAGGAGACGTAAGCGAACGCTTACTTCATCTAACTGAATTGACTTAATCTCAATTTGGTCCGTCTTCTCTCGCAGGATGCCAGGGATGACGTCGGAGGAGCTCAGAGTGCTGGAATGTTGGGAATCCTGGTCCGAACTGGTGAGATGAAGTTTTAAAGTCAAATTCAGTGGGACTTGGAACTTGACATCTGGGATCACATTTCAGGTAAATACAGACAAGGAGACGAGAATAAAATCAACCCTCCTCCTCACCTGACGTGCGACGCTTTCCCAGATGCTGTCGAGCACATCCTTAAGAATCTACTATAACATCACCTGATTAAGGCaaggcagataaaaaaaaaaatacttccaaTAATATCTCATAGCTGGTTTTTAATAACTCTTCTAAGTAGACAAGACCAGATAATGTCTAAGAACCACATCAACAAATGTCCAGGAATTACGAGTGAAAGCAAAAACCGAAATCAGACGGATTCAAAGTCTTTCTCCCAAGCCGTGTGTTTCTCCATTAATCCACTGGCCGACGGTTTGGTGTGCGTCAGGACTTCCAGGAAGTCCTGCGTTGTCACCGTTTCCAGCCGCATGGCTTGCATGCGCGTGTCTCCTGCACAAAGCGTTTCAGTCAGCACCTAAGTCTAGGACGTGAACTTACCTGGTCCTACCTGACTCCAGAGCTTCAAAGATTTTACGGGCTTGTCTCATGACGGCCTCTTTACACACCAGTCTGATGTCAGAGCCCGAGTAGCCATTCATCTCCTGCCCAAGAAACATTTCATTCGCCAATCCCGACGATAAAACCACGGCAAACGTGGATCGACTTACCTTGGCCAGAAGTTGGTAGTCTAGCTCGGTTTTTAACTGCAGCTCTCCCGTGAAGCTGACAGGAGGCAGCCAATGAGAGATCATGGCTTGGCGGGCCTCCTCAGGAGGAAGACCAACCAGAATCCTCTTCTCTAGTCTTCTTAGCATTCCTTGGTCCAGTTCCCTGAGGGAGGGAGGCTTTTAAATGTGAGGCCACAGATGAAATTTCCttccaatgtgtttttttttaaaacgtttTATCTAGTTTATCTAAAGTTTGTATGTTACCAAGGTAGATTGGAGGCGGCCAGTACAAAAATCAGGTCCTCGGATCTCGCCAGTCCGTCCATCTGGACCAGCAGCTCCGCCTTCAACCTTCGACTGCCCTCGTGCTCACCTCTGAAATCACGATTAATAAAAACGATTATT from the Syngnathus scovelli strain Florida chromosome 13, RoL_Ssco_1.2, whole genome shotgun sequence genome contains:
- the ier3ip1 gene encoding immediate early response 3-interacting protein 1; protein product: MAFTLYALIQTAILCTNAVAVLHEERFLSKIGSGVDHGVSGFGDDPGVRAQILNLIRSVRMIMRVPLIIVNSASIVLLLLFG
- the hdhd2 gene encoding haloacid dehalogenase-like hydrolase domain-containing protein 2 isoform X2; protein product: MSRVTRMASRRALKAVLIDLSGTLHIEDTAVPGAQDALSRLRQASVAIKFVTNTTKENKKNLLERLQRLNFDLQEKEIFTSLSAARTLIEKTKHRPLLLVEDSALLDFAGIDTSDPNAVVIGLAPDHFDYQTMNKAFRLILDGAPLFAIHKARYYKRKDGLALGPGPFVTGLEYATDCKATVVGKPEKTFFTQALADLGCSPEEAVMIGDDARDDVGGAQSAGMLGILVRTGEMKF
- the hdhd2 gene encoding haloacid dehalogenase-like hydrolase domain-containing protein 2 isoform X1 → MSRVTRMASRRALKAVLIDLSGTLHIEDTAVPGAQDALSRLRQASVAIKFVTNTTKENKKNLLERLQRLNFDLQEKEIFTSLSAARTLIEKTKHRPLLLVEDSALLDFAGIDTSDPNAVVIGLAPDHFDYQTMNKAFRLILDGAPLFAIHKARYYKRKDGLALGPGPFVTGLEYATDCKATVVGKPEKTFFTQALADLGCSPEEAVMIGDDARDDVGGAQSAGMLGILVRTGKYRQGDENKINPPPHLTCDAFPDAVEHILKNLL